In Lujinxingia sediminis, a single genomic region encodes these proteins:
- a CDS encoding ABC transporter ATP-binding protein, with protein MSSSTDPAASPRSPLHSSPTGRDVAAPEGATVTWRRFVGLAKPHWRPLALATLALVIGSGITLAYPQVGRVVVDEVLSDGASYDLSTVGAALLGLFLIQAIFFSLRYYLFTVVGDRVVADLRTSLYEAIIGREMAFFDRTRTGELTSRLASDTQLLQSVVTTNLSMALRYGVQALGGLVLLFVTNVRLSLAMLVVLPVVMGAAMVYGRRVRRLSREVQDAIADSTSIAEESIAGVRTVRSFGRVANERARYSEAIERSFDLAKSRAVLGGIFGGGVTFLAYATIALIVWVGGHLVLSNAMSAGELTAYILYVLFVAVSLGVLSGLWTDFARALGAGERVFGLLDAAAMNRGRVTSANVREDAIITRGHVHFHRISFTYPTRLDSPVLQNIDFEVRPGQKLAIVGASGAGKSTIANLLSGFYQPDEGEIRVDGSPLNDFPEDALRAGIGMVAQEPVLFSGTVRDNVRYGRPDADEQAVRDALQAANALDFVEGFPEGLDTVVGERGVRLSGGQKQRVAIARALLKDPRVLILDEATSALDVESEALVQEALDRLMEGRTTLIIAHRLSTVARADHMVVLDRGNLVEAGSPSELVEQGGVYARMVQMQAIKDSASDTTTW; from the coding sequence ATGTCATCATCTACTGACCCTGCCGCGTCGCCCCGCTCGCCACTCCATTCCTCTCCCACCGGCAGAGATGTTGCGGCCCCTGAGGGCGCGACAGTTACCTGGCGACGATTCGTCGGGCTGGCCAAACCGCACTGGCGACCGCTCGCTCTTGCGACACTGGCTCTGGTGATCGGCTCAGGAATCACGCTGGCCTACCCCCAGGTCGGCCGTGTCGTGGTCGACGAAGTGCTCTCGGACGGCGCGAGCTACGATCTGAGCACTGTGGGCGCAGCCCTACTGGGGCTCTTCCTCATTCAGGCGATCTTTTTCAGCCTGCGCTATTACCTCTTCACCGTCGTCGGCGACCGGGTCGTGGCCGACCTGCGAACCTCACTCTACGAGGCGATCATCGGCCGGGAGATGGCGTTCTTCGACCGCACGCGCACCGGCGAACTGACCAGCCGTCTGGCCAGCGATACCCAGCTTTTGCAGAGTGTCGTGACCACCAACCTTTCGATGGCGCTGCGTTACGGCGTTCAGGCCCTGGGCGGGTTGGTACTGCTCTTTGTGACCAACGTACGCCTCTCGCTTGCGATGCTCGTGGTGTTGCCGGTGGTCATGGGCGCAGCGATGGTCTACGGGCGCCGGGTGCGGCGACTCTCACGCGAGGTTCAAGACGCGATTGCCGATTCAACGTCGATTGCGGAAGAGAGCATCGCCGGAGTGCGGACCGTTCGGAGCTTCGGACGAGTCGCAAACGAGCGAGCGCGCTACAGCGAGGCGATTGAGCGAAGTTTTGACCTGGCGAAAAGCAGGGCGGTGCTGGGAGGAATCTTTGGCGGGGGGGTAACCTTTCTGGCCTACGCGACCATCGCGCTGATCGTCTGGGTCGGCGGACACCTGGTGCTCTCCAACGCGATGAGTGCCGGAGAACTCACGGCCTACATTCTCTACGTTCTCTTCGTTGCGGTGTCCCTCGGTGTGCTCAGCGGGCTGTGGACCGACTTTGCGCGTGCTCTGGGCGCCGGCGAACGAGTCTTCGGGCTCCTGGACGCTGCCGCGATGAACCGGGGGCGAGTTACCTCGGCGAACGTCAGGGAAGACGCCATCATCACCCGCGGGCATGTCCACTTCCACCGCATCTCCTTCACCTACCCCACGCGGCTTGACTCACCCGTGCTACAAAACATCGATTTTGAAGTACGACCGGGGCAAAAGCTCGCGATTGTCGGCGCCTCCGGGGCGGGCAAGAGCACCATCGCCAACCTTCTCTCCGGCTTTTACCAGCCCGACGAGGGAGAAATTCGCGTCGACGGGAGCCCACTCAACGACTTTCCAGAAGATGCGCTGCGCGCGGGCATCGGCATGGTAGCCCAGGAGCCGGTGCTTTTCTCGGGGACAGTACGCGACAACGTACGCTACGGGCGCCCCGATGCCGATGAGCAGGCGGTGCGCGACGCACTCCAGGCGGCCAACGCCCTCGACTTCGTCGAGGGCTTCCCCGAGGGCCTCGACACCGTGGTTGGGGAGCGCGGCGTCCGTCTTAGCGGCGGCCAGAAGCAGCGTGTGGCGATTGCCCGCGCGCTGCTCAAAGACCCGCGCGTCTTGATTCTCGATGAAGCCACCAGCGCGCTGGACGTAGAGAGCGAAGCACTGGTCCAGGAGGCCCTCGATCGGCTGATGGAAGGACGCACCACGCTGATCATTGCCCACCGTCTCTCAACGGTCGCTCGCGCTGATCACATGGTCGTGCTCGACCGTGGCAACCTGGTCGAAGCGGGCTCTCCCTCCGAGCTTGTCGAACAAGGCGGCGTTTATGCTCGGATGGTGCAGATGCAAGCCATCAAAGACTCGGCCTCCGACACGACGACCTGGTAA
- a CDS encoding serine/threonine-protein kinase produces MTSIDATLPEAGDLIGGRFRILEVLGTGGFGTVYRAVQENIGRDVALKFLTPVVAKDPINVERFRREAFHVSQLRHPNTITLYDYGQTEDGLAYMVMEFLEGDALGDIIQSQGGLGWARAAHVYIQVLKSLSEAHRRGLVHRDLKPENIFLCEMFGERDYVKVLDFGVAKMTLADSEDEGDGEEALTRAGRIFGTPLYMAPEQACAEPITPATDVYALGLLLYEMVTGLPPVTGRNRMDVIHKQIRDLVPELSPELEATPMGVLIRKACEKDPTTRYPDAAALLDGFLDAMQAMGIKPTPQGGASRPEVSASHIVPQEVQRAFPHSSTTEESSTPVDDTVLTPLPDTTSNKAGDEIDATHLIEMPATRPEPPPLPRGAPRVEIKRIARQGAPPSEAARPSFPFHARAHSRPRFDLPLIGRDREFDQLVGLARSVQQLSAGQVVLLEGEGGVGKTHLVHAVMSALNEEAVDYSTAAFRRRSLPMEGLRELLAGLWGVSHSERMQVDTTVRQDLRQLGGFSDSEISAIVDFLRPRVVEATDLAQAESGVLFARLERLILRLAERRPIVLALEDVQYADSGSLAFLEYFAVTMRTQACPVMVMLTMRPEERALNPDLEDHLRTIGANVGVSFSRQRLRRLSGKALSVFLDSILPLESRLKERVGWLSQGVPLHAIQIIRYLQNENNLARQGSRWSLKSGNPRKIELPPDLMELMALRVEQAIHKHRDRPQLRRVLEWLSVLGMRVPVDLLKAALGHFESIELEDLERELGALSEEAIARQSLHQNLICVEFENSLLREALLKELREQWSTRGMHQSAAQLKHTFYSERQLEVPLVEIADHWRQAGEMERYRDTLSAAAKRSMNRFDQRGARERYRELLGLLESRGERGELWTEANLAMAELARRFGEFGLAEEHYRRVVDTDSARGSERSRSLRGFAHLLTIQSRFDEATHLYSLALDYSQQIQDVAGVAKALIGLSRVHLTQADALAGQQVRDRLEMMLKTLDDAEVSGQVLLHLAEAAQRRGDHDKRYEYLKRARTSFETSQDRQGLSDALIALGGALMAPSLNAPDRFEIAEQTLREALELKRTIGDRHGLAEAFRQLGQLKLETEDFAQAESLLQQGLNIHQALGTPFNIGASHNAMGILMVMTRRYDKAERHFDAAAEVFGRMGDQVAISQPLTNKGIVLINQRRFAEAQTILREARRLKESLGTSWGLFDLRNNLALVDMWHGELASAERTLRETLRHVDAQGTAEDRAKARSLMGLLQCFLSRLHMAALELGRARADAEDLGMPRVEVFCQANAAFYALLTESHGAYESLIAEVDGHEILADLDREIWLDVLGQLAMHSAELAPSRQAARQLRAVATIWQRFGRAEQTRKLLSLADKLDAEFAPRH; encoded by the coding sequence ATGACATCAATTGACGCCACTCTTCCTGAGGCGGGGGACCTGATCGGGGGCCGCTTCCGCATCCTGGAAGTGCTGGGGACCGGCGGATTTGGCACGGTCTACCGGGCCGTTCAGGAGAACATCGGACGCGACGTCGCGCTGAAGTTTCTGACACCCGTGGTCGCCAAAGATCCCATCAATGTGGAGCGCTTCCGACGCGAAGCCTTCCATGTCAGTCAGCTCCGACACCCCAACACCATTACCCTCTATGATTACGGCCAGACCGAAGACGGGCTCGCCTACATGGTCATGGAGTTTCTCGAGGGAGACGCCCTCGGCGACATCATACAGTCGCAGGGCGGGCTGGGATGGGCACGCGCCGCTCACGTCTACATCCAGGTGCTCAAGAGCCTCTCCGAAGCGCACCGCCGTGGGCTGGTGCACCGCGACCTCAAACCCGAAAACATTTTCCTTTGCGAGATGTTTGGCGAGCGTGACTACGTCAAGGTTCTGGACTTTGGTGTGGCCAAGATGACCCTGGCAGACTCTGAAGACGAAGGCGACGGCGAAGAAGCCCTAACCCGCGCAGGTCGCATCTTCGGCACCCCCTTGTACATGGCCCCCGAGCAAGCCTGCGCTGAGCCGATCACGCCGGCAACCGATGTCTATGCTCTGGGCTTGCTTCTCTACGAGATGGTCACCGGCTTGCCGCCCGTCACCGGCCGCAACCGCATGGATGTTATTCACAAGCAAATCCGTGATCTCGTCCCGGAACTCTCCCCGGAACTCGAAGCTACGCCGATGGGCGTTTTGATCCGAAAAGCCTGCGAAAAAGACCCGACGACTCGCTACCCCGATGCTGCCGCGCTTCTCGATGGCTTCCTCGACGCCATGCAGGCCATGGGTATCAAGCCGACGCCCCAGGGCGGCGCAAGCCGGCCCGAGGTCTCCGCCTCCCATATCGTTCCCCAGGAGGTTCAGCGCGCATTCCCACACTCCAGCACCACCGAAGAATCCAGCACGCCGGTCGATGACACCGTCCTGACACCCCTGCCTGATACCACCTCAAACAAGGCCGGGGACGAGATCGACGCGACTCACTTGATCGAAATGCCCGCAACGCGCCCCGAGCCCCCCCCCTTGCCCCGCGGCGCCCCCCGCGTCGAGATCAAGCGCATCGCTCGCCAGGGGGCTCCCCCCTCCGAAGCCGCTCGCCCCAGCTTTCCCTTCCACGCCAGAGCGCACTCGCGTCCACGCTTCGATCTTCCCTTGATCGGGCGAGATCGCGAGTTCGATCAGCTCGTAGGATTGGCGCGTAGCGTTCAACAACTGAGCGCAGGACAGGTGGTCCTGCTGGAGGGCGAAGGCGGCGTAGGCAAGACTCACCTTGTCCATGCCGTCATGAGCGCGCTGAACGAAGAAGCTGTCGATTACTCCACCGCCGCCTTTCGTCGACGCTCGCTCCCCATGGAAGGCCTGCGCGAGTTGCTCGCCGGACTCTGGGGCGTCTCACATAGCGAACGCATGCAGGTCGATACCACGGTACGCCAGGATCTTCGCCAACTCGGTGGGTTTTCCGACAGCGAGATCAGCGCCATTGTCGACTTTCTCAGGCCGCGGGTGGTGGAAGCCACCGACCTGGCCCAGGCCGAGTCCGGAGTGCTCTTCGCCCGACTGGAACGCCTCATACTGCGCCTCGCCGAGCGCCGCCCGATCGTGCTGGCGCTGGAGGATGTCCAATACGCCGATAGCGGTAGCCTGGCGTTTCTGGAGTATTTTGCTGTCACCATGCGCACCCAGGCTTGTCCGGTGATGGTGATGCTGACGATGCGGCCCGAAGAGCGCGCACTCAACCCGGACCTCGAAGACCACCTGCGCACCATCGGGGCCAATGTCGGTGTGAGCTTCTCACGTCAGCGACTGAGGCGCCTCTCGGGCAAGGCGCTCTCGGTTTTCCTCGACTCGATCCTTCCCCTGGAGTCGCGACTCAAGGAACGCGTGGGCTGGCTTAGCCAGGGAGTCCCGCTGCATGCGATTCAGATCATTCGCTACCTGCAAAACGAGAATAATCTGGCACGGCAGGGCTCGCGGTGGAGCCTGAAAAGTGGCAACCCCAGAAAGATCGAACTCCCCCCCGACCTGATGGAGTTGATGGCCCTTCGCGTTGAGCAAGCGATTCATAAGCATCGCGACAGACCACAACTGCGCCGTGTGCTGGAGTGGCTCAGCGTCCTCGGCATGCGAGTTCCCGTCGACCTCCTTAAAGCCGCTCTCGGACACTTCGAGTCCATCGAACTCGAGGACCTGGAGCGCGAACTCGGTGCGCTCAGTGAAGAGGCGATCGCACGCCAGAGCCTGCATCAAAACCTGATCTGCGTAGAGTTTGAGAACAGCTTACTGCGTGAAGCGCTTCTCAAAGAACTTCGTGAGCAGTGGTCCACGCGCGGAATGCATCAGAGCGCTGCCCAGCTCAAGCATACCTTCTACAGCGAACGTCAGCTTGAGGTTCCTCTCGTCGAAATTGCTGACCACTGGCGTCAGGCCGGTGAGATGGAGCGCTATCGAGATACCCTCAGCGCCGCCGCAAAGCGCTCGATGAACAGGTTTGACCAGCGCGGTGCGAGAGAGCGCTACCGTGAGCTGCTCGGACTTTTGGAGAGCCGCGGTGAACGCGGTGAGCTGTGGACCGAAGCCAACCTCGCCATGGCCGAGCTTGCCCGACGCTTCGGTGAATTCGGGCTCGCCGAAGAACACTACCGCCGAGTTGTGGATACCGACAGCGCTCGCGGCTCAGAACGCAGCCGATCCCTTCGGGGCTTCGCGCACCTCTTGACCATTCAATCGCGTTTTGATGAAGCAACCCACCTCTACAGCCTGGCCCTCGACTACAGTCAGCAAATCCAGGATGTCGCCGGTGTCGCCAAGGCCCTCATCGGACTGTCTCGCGTACACCTGACCCAGGCCGACGCCCTGGCAGGTCAACAGGTCCGCGACCGCCTCGAAATGATGCTTAAGACCCTGGACGACGCCGAAGTCAGTGGACAAGTTCTGCTGCACCTCGCGGAAGCCGCGCAACGAAGAGGCGATCACGACAAACGCTACGAGTACTTAAAGAGAGCTCGCACCTCCTTTGAGACATCCCAGGACCGTCAAGGCCTGAGCGACGCTTTGATCGCGCTGGGAGGAGCCTTGATGGCCCCCTCCCTCAATGCACCTGACCGCTTCGAAATCGCAGAACAAACACTGCGTGAGGCGCTCGAGCTGAAACGCACCATCGGTGACCGCCATGGCCTGGCAGAGGCGTTTCGACAACTCGGCCAACTCAAACTGGAGACCGAAGACTTCGCCCAGGCCGAAAGCCTCCTCCAACAAGGCCTCAATATCCACCAGGCCCTGGGCACGCCGTTCAATATCGGTGCCTCTCATAACGCGATGGGCATCCTCATGGTGATGACCCGTCGCTATGACAAGGCCGAACGTCACTTCGATGCCGCCGCCGAAGTCTTCGGACGTATGGGCGATCAGGTCGCAATCTCCCAACCCCTGACGAATAAAGGCATCGTCCTCATCAACCAACGCCGCTTCGCCGAAGCCCAGACCATCCTTCGCGAGGCTCGCCGACTCAAAGAGAGCCTCGGCACCAGCTGGGGCCTCTTCGACCTGCGAAATAACCTGGCGCTGGTCGATATGTGGCACGGAGAACTGGCGAGCGCTGAACGCACACTTCGTGAAACGCTGCGCCATGTCGACGCCCAGGGGACCGCAGAAGATCGCGCGAAAGCTCGCAGCCTGATGGGCCTGTTGCAGTGCTTCTTAAGTCGCCTACACATGGCCGCCCTGGAATTAGGCCGCGCTCGCGCCGACGCAGAAGACCTCGGAATGCCCCGCGTCGAAGTCTTCTGCCAGGCAAACGCCGCATTTTATGCTCTCCTGACCGAATCACATGGCGCGTACGAATCACTCATCGCAGAAGTCGATGGCCACGAGATTCTGGCCGATCTCGACCGCGAAATCTGGCTCGATGTCCTCGGTCAACTCGCCATGCACAGCGCAGAACTAGCCCCCTCCCGACAGGCCGCTCGCCAACTGCGTGCCGTCGCGACCATCTGGCAACGCTTCGGCCGCGCCGAACAAACCCGCAAACTCCTGAGCCTCGCCGACAAACTCGACGCGGAGTTCGCTCCCCGCCATTGA
- a CDS encoding exodeoxyribonuclease III translates to MKIYSWNVNGLRACVRKGFLDWLDGSEADVVGLQEVRALPEQLTRASREPEGWHTYFHPAERKGYSGVGLYSRRALDGIENSVNVEAFDVEGRVQIAQLGALKVLNVYFPNGSGKNRDLSRIPYKLEFYAHLREMLAGALTDGERVLVMGDFNTAHRAIDLARPKSNEATSGFRPEEREELDRWLDAGWVDSFRAVHGDVEERYTWWSQRGDVRARNVGWRIDYIYASPAAMEFVVDARIHDQVMGSDHCPISVTLDRAILEG, encoded by the coding sequence TTGAAGATTTACAGCTGGAACGTCAACGGATTGCGTGCCTGTGTGCGCAAAGGTTTTTTGGACTGGCTCGATGGGAGTGAGGCCGACGTCGTCGGCCTGCAGGAGGTTCGCGCGCTTCCTGAGCAGCTCACCCGAGCTTCCCGTGAGCCGGAGGGTTGGCACACCTATTTTCATCCCGCAGAGCGTAAGGGGTACAGCGGAGTGGGGCTCTACAGTCGTAGGGCGCTCGATGGGATCGAGAACTCTGTCAACGTCGAGGCGTTTGATGTGGAGGGAAGGGTTCAGATCGCGCAGCTCGGTGCGTTGAAAGTGCTCAATGTTTACTTTCCCAACGGCAGCGGAAAGAACCGCGATTTGAGTCGCATTCCCTACAAGCTCGAGTTCTACGCGCACCTGCGCGAGATGCTTGCGGGAGCGCTGACCGACGGCGAGCGTGTTCTGGTGATGGGGGATTTTAACACGGCCCATCGCGCCATCGATCTGGCGCGTCCCAAATCCAACGAGGCGACCAGCGGTTTTCGGCCCGAGGAGCGGGAAGAGCTCGACCGCTGGCTTGACGCGGGTTGGGTCGATAGCTTCCGTGCGGTTCATGGCGACGTGGAGGAGCGTTATACGTGGTGGAGTCAACGCGGTGATGTACGTGCGCGCAACGTGGGCTGGCGCATTGACTACATTTACGCCTCACCGGCGGCGATGGAGTTCGTGGTCGATGCGCGTATTCACGACCAGGTTATGGGATCCGATCATTGTCCGATTAGCGTTACTCTGGACCGGGCTATTCTCGAGGGGTGA
- a CDS encoding M20/M25/M40 family metallo-hydrolase, with amino-acid sequence MKIFLIRAAMLISVIVLGGLSLAIVRAASLSSSAEPAELDRPSLTDERVIVKRLAHALTIPTLSPTPSEPQLERFGELHAELEAWFPRVHARAEKEVINGATLLFTIRGSEPELPGVAFLAHQDVVPVEEGTEREWTHPPFSGAVEDGYIWGRGALDNKHNVMALLEALEHLLESGELPQHTLYLVFGHDEEVGGMHGARVVAEGFKSEGVELAAVYDEGLIIADGIVPGIDGAIALVGITEKGYVTLEVTASSDGGHASMPPKELAAVKLSRALERLYESPMRAAIDGPTRRMFDEAAPHMDFGMRLVFGNLWLTEPLVISQMAKSPSTHAALRTTIAPTMLRASPRENVLPQQATATLNIRIHPRDSIASVIAHVNEVVDDPTISVTPVSDMRAEPGPVASMESQGFLALRDAIHEVFGPIPVAPNMLIAAADARHFTSLTSNVFRFQAVALTSNDLERIHGTDERISTEAYLDLVRFYVQLLRKW; translated from the coding sequence ATGAAGATCTTTTTGATTCGCGCTGCGATGCTCATCAGCGTCATCGTTTTGGGGGGCCTGAGCCTGGCGATCGTGCGCGCCGCCTCATTAAGCTCCTCCGCAGAGCCCGCTGAGCTTGATCGTCCGTCGCTTACCGATGAGCGCGTGATCGTAAAGCGCCTCGCTCACGCGTTGACCATCCCAACCCTGTCGCCGACCCCGAGTGAGCCTCAGTTGGAGCGTTTCGGAGAGCTTCATGCGGAGCTTGAGGCATGGTTTCCGCGGGTTCATGCGCGGGCAGAAAAGGAGGTTATCAACGGGGCCACGCTTCTGTTCACCATCAGGGGATCGGAGCCTGAACTTCCCGGGGTGGCGTTTCTGGCACATCAGGATGTGGTGCCTGTGGAGGAGGGGACCGAGCGTGAGTGGACGCATCCTCCCTTTTCGGGGGCGGTCGAAGACGGCTACATCTGGGGGCGCGGGGCGCTTGATAATAAACATAACGTGATGGCGTTGTTGGAGGCGTTGGAGCATCTGCTTGAGAGCGGAGAACTCCCCCAACACACCCTCTATCTGGTCTTCGGGCACGATGAAGAGGTTGGCGGAATGCACGGTGCCAGGGTGGTTGCAGAAGGGTTCAAGTCCGAAGGCGTCGAGCTGGCGGCTGTCTATGATGAGGGGCTTATCATTGCGGATGGCATTGTTCCCGGCATTGATGGAGCCATCGCGTTGGTGGGAATCACCGAGAAGGGCTACGTCACCCTGGAGGTCACAGCTTCATCGGATGGTGGACACGCCTCGATGCCCCCGAAGGAGCTTGCGGCAGTGAAGCTGTCGCGGGCGCTGGAGCGTCTTTATGAGAGTCCGATGCGAGCAGCGATCGACGGTCCCACCCGTCGGATGTTCGATGAAGCTGCTCCCCATATGGACTTCGGGATGCGCCTTGTGTTTGGAAACCTCTGGCTGACCGAACCTCTGGTGATCTCGCAGATGGCGAAGAGTCCATCAACGCATGCTGCGCTGCGAACGACGATCGCACCGACGATGTTGAGGGCCAGCCCGCGTGAAAATGTGTTACCGCAGCAGGCCACGGCCACACTCAACATCCGCATTCACCCCCGGGACTCTATTGCGTCGGTGATTGCGCACGTGAACGAGGTCGTCGACGACCCGACCATCTCCGTCACTCCGGTCAGCGACATGCGGGCCGAGCCGGGCCCTGTCGCATCGATGGAGAGCCAGGGATTTCTGGCGCTTCGCGACGCGATTCATGAGGTCTTTGGACCGATCCCGGTTGCCCCCAACATGCTGATCGCTGCGGCCGACGCGCGCCACTTTACGTCCCTGACGTCAAACGTGTTTCGCTTCCAGGCGGTCGCCCTGACCTCGAACGATCTCGAACGCATTCATGGGACTGACGAGCGTATCTCCACGGAGGCCTACCTCGACCTGGTACGCTTCTACGTGCAGCTTCTGCGAAAGTGGTGA
- a CDS encoding CAP domain-containing protein has translation MRNILNFWRRAALVPVAALAIGVGCGEPDEEPLYIPDDPQELCEMACANIYETCEMNLTYTDGARMGQNACVTACVEQDYFQGEAFCAAQAACSTEAIEACLPEKAPVADCSSLPEWNEELAEMEEQVVHIVNQRRAEGADCGTEGVFGPAPPVIGEGVLRCAARLHSKDMAERDYFEHVNPFTGETPFDRIDAAGYTGGTPQGENIAAGQSTAEEVMAGWMDSDGHCSNIMNPGFNELGVGVFRDRSLNNQYGIYWTQKFGRR, from the coding sequence ATGCGCAACATCCTGAACTTCTGGCGACGTGCCGCGCTTGTCCCGGTGGCCGCCCTCGCGATCGGTGTGGGCTGTGGTGAGCCCGACGAAGAGCCGCTCTACATCCCGGATGATCCGCAAGAGCTCTGTGAGATGGCCTGCGCCAATATCTATGAGACCTGCGAGATGAACCTCACCTACACGGATGGCGCGCGCATGGGGCAGAACGCGTGTGTGACGGCCTGTGTGGAGCAAGACTACTTCCAGGGGGAGGCGTTCTGTGCGGCGCAGGCCGCCTGCTCGACGGAAGCGATTGAGGCTTGTCTGCCCGAGAAGGCTCCGGTCGCGGATTGCTCATCGTTACCCGAGTGGAACGAGGAGCTCGCTGAGATGGAAGAGCAGGTGGTTCATATCGTGAACCAGCGTCGTGCCGAGGGGGCCGACTGTGGGACCGAGGGTGTCTTCGGGCCTGCGCCTCCGGTTATCGGAGAGGGCGTACTTCGTTGTGCGGCTCGTCTTCACAGCAAAGATATGGCCGAGCGCGACTACTTTGAGCACGTGAACCCCTTTACCGGGGAGACGCCCTTCGATCGGATCGATGCGGCGGGATATACCGGGGGAACCCCTCAGGGGGAGAATATCGCCGCCGGTCAGTCCACTGCTGAAGAAGTTATGGCGGGATGGATGGACAGCGATGGTCACTGTTCGAACATCATGAACCCCGGCTTCAATGAGCTGGGTGTGGGCGTCTTCCGCGACCGCAGCCTGAATAATCAGTATGGGATCTACTGGACGCAGAAGTTCGGTCGGCGTTGA
- a CDS encoding L-threonylcarbamoyladenylate synthase yields MHIIKLESDAAVTAEAINESVRVLEQGGLVCLPCKGTYRILADLKNEDAVMRVFQSKRRVHKAPCLVFIDTSKRLHEVARDVDPAASALMKAIWPGELTLLFEASDELPRGVVKQLTKANGKIGVRVPESNLVRQVVERFAGPVLVSSANRGNKSGESSPAQVRKNFVGRVDLFVDAGDLPQAPGSTVVDITDEEVVIVRQGTVPRARIEEVIEALDEDLDE; encoded by the coding sequence ATGCACATCATCAAGCTGGAGTCTGACGCCGCGGTGACCGCTGAGGCCATCAATGAGTCGGTTCGTGTCCTGGAGCAGGGGGGGCTGGTCTGTCTTCCTTGCAAAGGCACGTATCGCATTCTTGCCGACCTCAAGAATGAAGACGCGGTGATGCGCGTCTTTCAGTCGAAGCGACGCGTTCATAAAGCTCCCTGCCTGGTGTTCATCGATACGAGCAAACGCCTCCATGAAGTCGCCCGGGATGTGGACCCGGCGGCCAGTGCGTTGATGAAAGCGATCTGGCCGGGGGAGTTGACGCTGCTCTTTGAGGCCAGTGATGAGCTTCCGCGCGGAGTGGTCAAGCAGCTGACCAAAGCCAACGGTAAGATCGGCGTGCGGGTGCCGGAGTCGAACCTGGTGCGCCAGGTCGTCGAGCGCTTCGCGGGGCCCGTGCTCGTCTCCAGTGCGAATCGCGGAAACAAGTCCGGCGAGAGTTCCCCGGCGCAGGTGCGTAAGAACTTTGTGGGGCGTGTGGATTTGTTTGTGGACGCGGGGGATTTGCCCCAGGCTCCGGGCTCGACGGTGGTCGATATTACCGACGAGGAGGTGGTGATTGTTCGCCAGGGAACTGTGCCACGGGCACGCATTGAGGAGGTTATTGAGGCTCTCGATGAGGATCTGGACGAGTAA